In the Sarcophilus harrisii chromosome 1, mSarHar1.11, whole genome shotgun sequence genome, one interval contains:
- the GRB10 gene encoding growth factor receptor-bound protein 10 isoform X4, giving the protein MPSCSSDCCLLHAVEDVKVFSEDGTSKVVEILADMTARDLCQLLVYKSHCVDDNSWTLVEHHLHLGLERCLEDHELVVQVESTMGGESKFLFRKNYAKYEFFKNPVNFFPEQMVAWCQQSNGSIPQTQLLQNFLNSSSCPEIQGFLHVKELGRKSWKKLYVYLRRSGLYCSTKGTSKEPRHLQLLADLDDSNIFSLIAGKKQYNAPTDYGFCIKPNKVRNETKDLRLLCAEDEQSRTCWMTAFRLLKYGMLLYQNYRIPQQRKAWLSHFSTPVRSVSENSLVAMDFSGQTGRVIENPAEAQSAALEEGHAWRKRSTRMNVLGSQSPLHPSTLSTVIHRTQNWFHGRISREESHRIIKQQGLVDGLFLLRDSQSNPKAFVLTLCHHQKIKNFQILPCEDEGQMFFSLDDGNTKFTDLIQLVEFYQLNKGVLPCKLKHHCIRVAL; this is encoded by the exons ATGCCATCTTGTTCTTCTGACTGCTGTCTTTTGCATGCTGTTgag GATGTTAAAGTCTTTAGTGAAGATGGAACAAGCAAAGTGGTGGAGATTCTAGCAGACATGACAGCCAGGGACCTCTGCCAGCTGCTCGTTTACAAAAGTCATTGTGTGGATGACAACAGCTGGACCTTAGTGGAGCATCACCTTCACCTAGGATTAG AACGGTGCTTAGAAGATCATGAGCTGGTGGTTCAAGTGGAAAGCACAATGGGAGGTGAAAGTAAATTTTTATTCAGGAAGAATTATGCAAAATATGAGTTTTTCAAAAATCCTGTG AATTTCTTCCCAGAACAGATGGTGGCTTGGTGTCAGCAATCAAATGGCAGTATTCCCCAAACTCAGCTTTTGCAG AATTTTTTAAACTCCAGCAGTTGTCCTGAAATTCAAGGTTTTTTACATGTGAAAGAGCTAGGCAGGAAGTCCTGgaaaaaattatatgtgtatttgcGAAGATCAGGACTTTATTGCTCCACAAAAGGAACTTCAAAG GAGCCAAGACATTTGCAGTTGTTGGCTGACCTGGATGACAGCAATATCTTTTCTCTGATAGCAGGCAAGAAGCAGTATAACGCCCCTACAGACTATGGGTTTTGTATCAAG CCAAACAAAGTAAGGAATGAGACAAAAGACCTGAGGTTATTGTGTGCTGAAGATGAACAGAGCAGAACGTGTTGGATGACGGCATTTAGGCTCCTCAag TATGGCATGCTTCTTTATCAGAATTACAGAATTCCACAGCAGAGGAAAGCCTGGCTTTCCCACTTTTCAACTCCAGTG cGCAGTGTGTCTGAGAACTCCCTCGTAGCCATGGACTTTTCCGGCCAAACAGGAAGAGTGATTGAGAATCCTGCGGAAGCCCAGAGCGCAGCCTTGGAAGAGGGCCATGCTTGGAGG AAACGAAGCACAAGGATGAATGTCTTAGGTAGCCAAAGTCCCCTCCACCCTTCTACGCTAAGCACAG TGATCCATAGGACACAAAACTGGTTTCATGGAAGGATCTCTCGGGAAGAATCCCATAGGATTATTAAACAGCAGGGACTTGTGGATGG GCTCTTCCTCCTCCGTGACAGCCAGAGTAATCCAAAGGCATTTGTACTCACACTGTGCCATCACCAGAAAATCAAAAATTTCCAGATCTTACCT TGTGAGGACGAGGGACAGATGTTCTTCAGCCTTGATGACGGAAATACCAAATTCACCGATCTGATCCAACTTGTTGAGTTCTACCAGCTAAACAAAGGAGTTTTGCCTTGCAAACTCAAACATCACTGTATCAGAGTGGCCTTATGA
- the GRB10 gene encoding growth factor receptor-bound protein 10 isoform X5: MWDVKVFSEDGTSKVVEILADMTARDLCQLLVYKSHCVDDNSWTLVEHHLHLGLERCLEDHELVVQVESTMGGESKFLFRKNYAKYEFFKNPVNFFPEQMVAWCQQSNGSIPQTQLLQNFLNSSSCPEIQGFLHVKELGRKSWKKLYVYLRRSGLYCSTKGTSKEPRHLQLLADLDDSNIFSLIAGKKQYNAPTDYGFCIKPNKVRNETKDLRLLCAEDEQSRTCWMTAFRLLKYGMLLYQNYRIPQQRKAWLSHFSTPVRSVSENSLVAMDFSGQTGRVIENPAEAQSAALEEGHAWRKRSTRMNVLGSQSPLHPSTLSTVIHRTQNWFHGRISREESHRIIKQQGLVDGLFLLRDSQSNPKAFVLTLCHHQKIKNFQILPCEDEGQMFFSLDDGNTKFTDLIQLVEFYQLNKGVLPCKLKHHCIRVAL; the protein is encoded by the exons GATGTTAAAGTCTTTAGTGAAGATGGAACAAGCAAAGTGGTGGAGATTCTAGCAGACATGACAGCCAGGGACCTCTGCCAGCTGCTCGTTTACAAAAGTCATTGTGTGGATGACAACAGCTGGACCTTAGTGGAGCATCACCTTCACCTAGGATTAG AACGGTGCTTAGAAGATCATGAGCTGGTGGTTCAAGTGGAAAGCACAATGGGAGGTGAAAGTAAATTTTTATTCAGGAAGAATTATGCAAAATATGAGTTTTTCAAAAATCCTGTG AATTTCTTCCCAGAACAGATGGTGGCTTGGTGTCAGCAATCAAATGGCAGTATTCCCCAAACTCAGCTTTTGCAG AATTTTTTAAACTCCAGCAGTTGTCCTGAAATTCAAGGTTTTTTACATGTGAAAGAGCTAGGCAGGAAGTCCTGgaaaaaattatatgtgtatttgcGAAGATCAGGACTTTATTGCTCCACAAAAGGAACTTCAAAG GAGCCAAGACATTTGCAGTTGTTGGCTGACCTGGATGACAGCAATATCTTTTCTCTGATAGCAGGCAAGAAGCAGTATAACGCCCCTACAGACTATGGGTTTTGTATCAAG CCAAACAAAGTAAGGAATGAGACAAAAGACCTGAGGTTATTGTGTGCTGAAGATGAACAGAGCAGAACGTGTTGGATGACGGCATTTAGGCTCCTCAag TATGGCATGCTTCTTTATCAGAATTACAGAATTCCACAGCAGAGGAAAGCCTGGCTTTCCCACTTTTCAACTCCAGTG cGCAGTGTGTCTGAGAACTCCCTCGTAGCCATGGACTTTTCCGGCCAAACAGGAAGAGTGATTGAGAATCCTGCGGAAGCCCAGAGCGCAGCCTTGGAAGAGGGCCATGCTTGGAGG AAACGAAGCACAAGGATGAATGTCTTAGGTAGCCAAAGTCCCCTCCACCCTTCTACGCTAAGCACAG TGATCCATAGGACACAAAACTGGTTTCATGGAAGGATCTCTCGGGAAGAATCCCATAGGATTATTAAACAGCAGGGACTTGTGGATGG GCTCTTCCTCCTCCGTGACAGCCAGAGTAATCCAAAGGCATTTGTACTCACACTGTGCCATCACCAGAAAATCAAAAATTTCCAGATCTTACCT TGTGAGGACGAGGGACAGATGTTCTTCAGCCTTGATGACGGAAATACCAAATTCACCGATCTGATCCAACTTGTTGAGTTCTACCAGCTAAACAAAGGAGTTTTGCCTTGCAAACTCAAACATCACTGTATCAGAGTGGCCTTATGA